The Rosa rugosa chromosome 1, drRosRugo1.1, whole genome shotgun sequence genomic sequence AATCATTTGTTGATTACTTGGCTTCCAACCGTTTCATTTTGAACACACCCCTGTTCAATCAAAGCAATAGCTGGTTAACATGCATAACCCCCCTTCCTTCTACCATCTGTAATCTAACCACCTGTTACTCCTTGCTTTCCCTGCCGTAAACCCTTATTAATttcctcagtttcttccttACGCGTGGCTTTCTCTGTCGGATTGCATGGCTTTTTTAAAGCCTCCTCATGCAGGACGTTTCTATGCCAAGCGGTTTCATCACCATAGCCCTAACATGGTTACCTCCCCACCCCACTCTCCTACCTCTGTTCTATCCCCTCCTTCCTCCTCGCCCACTACTGCCTCTACTTCTATCCCCCTGCATCCAGTCCTCCTTCCTACTGAAGAGATCCCTGAGGAAGAACTCTTTATCCAACTCCCTCCCCCGGCCCCAGATCAGTTTCGAGATGTTCACTTGGTGGGTGCAGTTATTTCGGATCGCACGCTTCATGCTCCGTCTTTGATTCGTAATCTTATCGCGGCTTGGACTGAAATTGGTCGGTTTCGGATTGATATGATAGGTGGTAAGTCTATATTCTCTATCATGGCCCCCTCGGAGGCTGCTGCGGATCAGTTACTTGAACAAGGTCCATGGTCGGTTATGGGTTCTACCATGTCTATCCACCCTTGGCCTCTAATGAGCCGACTTGAGGATATTCCATTGCATTTGGTTACTTTTTGGGTGCAAGTCCATGGCCTTCAACGTGGTCATCTGACAGACGAGGTTGCTCACTTGCTTGGTGCTCAGTTTGGGACTGTGTTGACAGTTAATGATCCTCAATCTCCTGTTGGAAATCCAGGGTTTTTGCATATTCGAGTTCAGGTGGATTCTCGGGCTCCTCTGCCCCCAGGCTTCTGGTTTAATCACTCCCCTACTGAAGCAACTTGGGCTGAATTTCGTTATGAAAGGCTTTCAGCTTTCTGTTATCGTTGTGGTAGGTTGGGTCATGTCATCAACACTTGTACTTTCCGTCGCCACCCTTCTGCAGAAAAGCTGGGTCCTTGGATGTCGGTTCCAACTCCTCGTCGTCTTCCTCCGGATAATCAACAAAATTGGGATCATTTCCCGCCTCAAAGTTTTGAGAATCGTCGTAGTAGGTATGTTGAGCGGCGCTACCAACAAAATGGAACCTACTGTTCTACGCCGTGGGCCTCTCAGTCGGTTCATGCTGCTGGGCCAAGTCATCCTTCAAGCACTCCCTTGCAGATGCCTAGAACCCTAATTCTGGCTCATCCAAGCCAAGGCTTCTGGCGTCCACCTAATCCATCTCCTGCCGCCACGTCATCAGGGGAGGGCCCCTCCAACACCAAATCTACCAATAAGGGTAAGGCAAAGGTGGATATTTGGACTTCCACGTCACCATCAGTGTCACCATCTCTGTTGATTTCCCCTGACGTGGACGATATGCAGATGGCGATATCTCTATCCTTGGCTGATATGGCAGAGCCACCTCGTGGCCAACTTGACGCCACTTTGGATACACTTCCCATACAGCCCATTGCATCTTTAGGTTTGGACCACTTTCCTTTGTTGGGTCTTCACCATGACCCGGTCGGTCTCCAAACCTTTTTGGCCCATCATGAAATCCTACTTGATCCTACAATCTTAACCTCAAACCCATTTGACCCAATCCCTGATCCTTTAGCCCATCCTTATCTAGACCCTTTTCTTACTCACTCACGTCTATTCCATCCTTATCCAACTCATATCCCCACAATTGACCCGCCTCCtccttttcttcctcttctaccAGATGTCCTCTCTGGTTTACCTTTGTCCCTGCCTTCCCCAATTCCACCCATGGGTTCCTTGGCTCTTCTGGCAAATCAATTTCAACATTTACAGGTGCGGAAGAGGTTACAGGAGGCTCTGCAGGAAAATACGAGGCATCTCAAGAGGCACAAGACTTTGATTCCGGATATTGATGTTCCAATGGTTCCAATGGTTCCAAGGCGAGGTAGACCTAAAGGAACTGGCCGACGGGGACGTCCTAAGAAGGTTCTTGTCTCCCAGCTCCCTACCATTCGTGAGACTACACCTCAATTATCAACTCCGGTGGGTACATCCTTTGCCTCAGTTTCTCCCTCTGCAATGGCTATTTCTGTTATGAATCAATCTCCTGCTCCTTTGGTTTCCATTGATCCAGATGTTTGTTCAGTTGGTGATCCCATTCAGTCTTCTGCCCCTTCAAAGGGTTCTGGTCGTAGGGGTCGCCCTCGGAAGGTTCAGGTACTAACATGTTCTAGTTCTATCTTTCCTGCTGGACTTAATTTGGGGACCGACAGTGCTCCTGCTTCTGTTAGCACAGTAGCTGCAACTATTTCCACCTTCTCTGTTGGTGTGTCTGGTTCAACTGTGTTGCCTCCATTATCGGATACTCTGATTTCTTCTTCTATTCAATCTGTGGATGGAGGCAGTGGCATTGGTAGCTGGCCAGAGGCAGCTACGGGTGCTGAATGAGGATTGTCTCCTGGAATTGTCAAGGATTAGGGTCTTCCTTGACAACTAAATCTCTTCGGAGATTGTGGAGAAAGTACGATCCGGAGATTATCTTCCTAATGGAGACACACCAGAAGGAGCAGATGATCTCATTTTGGCAACATCAGCTTAAGTTTGAAAACTACTATGTAGTAAATCCTGTGTATACTAGTACGGGTGGTCTTGCTCTTTTGTGGAAATCTTCTGTTCAAGTGTCAATTGTAGATTTTAGTCCCAATTTTATTGACACTGAGGTGTACTTTGTCAATGAAGATTTCCGATGTAAAATATCTTGGGTGTACGGTGTGCcggaagaaaataaaaaaaaatccttttggTGTTATATGTATCGTTATTTCTCATTTCAGTCCATTCCTTGGCTCTGTCTTGGTGATTTTAATGATATTTTGTATCCCAATGAAAAATGGGGTGGGTGTTCTCCCCCTCTTTGGCGTATGAAGTTGTTTCGCAACTTTCTATATCAAATGGCTCTGTTGGATGTTCACTCTCAGGGGCCTTTCCACACTTGGTATAGAACTCGAAATGGTCAGATTGATTTGAAGGAGAGATTGGACCGTTGTCTGGCTAATTCTGAATGGTGTTTGGCTTTACCTCATTCTCAGGTTTTCAACCTTCCTCTTATTGGATCCGATCACAGGCCTCTTCTTTTTGATTCAAACCCGAGGGAGGTTACTTATCCTAAACTGTTCCGTTTTGAACATATTTGGACTACTACAGAATCTTGTGAACAGGTTATTGCTAAAGCTTGGCTTAATGCGTCTCGGTCTATTGCATTACCAACCTGGATTGCAAATCTGAAATCTTGCAAGAAGTCCTTATTACTCTGGAGTAAGCAGACTTTTCCCAACTCATTCAAGCAGGTGGAAGCCCTGCTTACTCAACTCAATTCGCTTCATAACAGCTCGGCTGTGGATGCTTTTTCCCAAATTCGTACCATCACACTGAAGATTGAGGATCTTTGGTTACTAGAAGAAAAATTCTGGCATCAAAGGTCTCGTGTTTCTTGGTTGAAGTTGGGGGACAATAACTCCAAGTTTTTTCATCTAACTGCTACCCAACGACATCAGAGGAATCGTATTCTCCGTCTTCGTAATGGCGATGGTATCTGGAAGGAATCAGCGGCTAAGGTGGCGGATGTTCTTCAACATTACTATCAATCTCTCTTTAAGTCCTCGGGACATCGAGATTGGGGGGATATTCTGTAGTTGGTGGATTGTGTGGTTACAGCGGATATGAATAGGGTGTTGCTTGCTGAGGTTAGTCTTGAAGAAGTTAAGAGGGCCATCTTTCAATTGGGAGCATTGAAATCTCCAAGGAATCCCAATCTTTGATAATTTTGTCATCTAAGATTTCAATTCTTCCATGTTTCAGCAGTAGTTAGTATTCCAGTCCATATGATGTCTTTTTCGGGAGCTAGAGGAACACAAAATTAATCAAAAATACCGAGAAAAAACTCAACCAAAAAATATTTATTGCTTTCCTGATGTTTTCTCACGTTTTCAATAAAACCTTCTCGTAAAAGAGGAAAATCCGTCGACTTTAGAAATCGTCCATTCTCTGATCTTTGAAGCTACCTCTTCTTTTTTCATGACTGGTGTGGTCTTATCTGAGCTTAACCAAACCCATATAGCTCTTATCCCAAAAGTTCCCCATCCGGAGCACGCTCATCAGTTTCGCCCTATTGGATTATGCAATTTTTCCTATAAGGTGTTTTCAAAGGTTCTAGCTAACCGCCTGAAACCTTTCATGCCGGATATCATCTCTGAAAATCAATAAGCTTTTGTGACAGGTCGACAGATCCAGGATAATGTCATAGTAGCTCATGAGATGTTTCACCATCTAAAGCTTCTTCGACAAGTTGGTGTTGGAGCTTTCGGTTTGAAGTTAGATGTTAATAAAGCTTATGATTCAGTGGAGTGGGACTTCTTGGAAGCTGTTATGCTCAAACTTGGTTTTCACCCTCACTGGGTACTGTTGGTCATGAACTGTGTTAAATCAGTTTCTCTTTCTGTGCTTCTTAATGGTAAACCATCCCCTTTTTTCCAACCTACAAGAGGCCTTCGTCAAGGAGATCCCATCTCTCCTTACTTGTTTTTATTTGTTAGTGATGTCCTATCTGTTATGGTTCGCAAAGCCTGCTCCCTTCGGTGGCTGACTCCAATTTCTATAACTCCCAATGGTCCGCAGATTAGCCATCTACTATTTGCTGATGATTCATTGTTTTTTCTGGAGGCCTCAATCCCAAATGCTTACAACTTGTTATTTCTTCTCCGGTCTTATGGGGTGGCTTCTGGGCAGCAAATTAGTTATTCCAAGTCTTCATTATTTTTCAGTCCAAACTGCCCTGCTATCTTGAGTACCTTTATAACTACTCTTCTAGGAGTTGGCTCTGTCACTAATCCGGGGAAATACTTAGGCCTCCCTACAGTTTGGGGACGCTCAAAATGTGCTGCTTTGGCCTATATTCGTGACTCTGTCTCTCGAAAGCTTCAGGGTTGGAAGCAACACATTCTTACTCAGGCTGGCAAGgagattttgattaagtctgtTGCAGTTGCTGTTCCTGCTTATCCCATGCATTGTTTTCGATTCCCGAAGACTCTTTGTACTCAGATTAATTCAGAAATTGCAAGATTTTGGTGGGGTAAACAGAATTCCAATGGTATTCACTGGAAAAGCTGGGATACTCTAAGATTACCTAAGTCTCAAGGTGGAATGGGGTTTCGGGATCTGGAAGGTTTTAATCAAGCATTACTGGCAAAGCAGGGATGGAGGATTCTTACCAATCCTACTGCTTTTTGGGTTACTCTGTTGAAACATCGGTATTTCCCTTCAGGTTCCTTCATGGATGCAAGACTTGGTTCTTCTCCGTCTTGGTTATGGGCTAGCTTATTGCATGGTCGGGACCTGCTCAAGATGAATACTCTTTGGAGggttggtaatggtcaagataTCCCGGTTTGGCAGGCAAATTGGATCCCACGTTTACCGAGCTCGGCTCTGTTACCCTCTGCTCAGGCTGATCTCTCTATTTCTGTGTCTTCATTGATAGACTGGTCCTCTCTTTCATGGAACCTATCTCCAATAGATGTCGAtctttcttctctccaaagGCAGGCAATCTTGGCAATCCCTTTGATTAATCCATCTATTCCTGACAAATTAGTTTGGCCCTTGCATACATCTGGTTGTTACACTGTGAAGTCCGGCTACTACGCAGCCCGGGTTCATTCCTCTCCCTCTGCTGTGCCTCATGCTCATACCTCTCATACTCCTAATCCGATGGTCTGGAAACGTGTGTGGTCTCTCCAAACCCTTCCCAAGATCAAGAATTTTCTTTGGAGAGCTCTTTCCAATGCCTTGGCTACCAAGGTCAATCTGTTTCGTCGTAAGTTGGCCTCTGATCCACTCTGTCCTCTTTGTAACTCTTGTCCTGAGACTATTGAACATGTTCTATTTGCTTGCCCTTGGTCAAGAAGAGTTTGGTTTTGTCATACTATTGGTTACAGGCCTCAACTTCAACAGCTTACCACTTTTGACAGATGGTTTCAGAATTTATCTTTCCCTCCTTCAGTTCATAGGCTGCATCAGAAAGAGGTCCTCACCCACTTGAGTTTCTTGCTTTGGCAAATGTGGAAGCATAGATGTCATTGTGTCTTCAATCATCTTACTCCAGATCCTCTAATGGTGGCTACTATGGCTTACGACGCTTCACTGGAGTACCTTCGTGTGGTCTCTCCTGGGACTCACCCTCCATTGAACTCGACCCTTCGACCTCGGCCTCCACCTAAGCCTAAATGGTCTCGTCCTCCCCCACACCATATCAAGATTAATTCGGATGCCTCCTGGTCATCCACTGCTGTTGGTATGGCGGCAATAGCTCGGGATTGTAATGGAGCTGTGATTGGTGGAAGTCATTTATCCATTACAGCTCCTACTCCGTTGTATGCTGAAGCAATGGCAATTTGTCTGAGTGTTCATCTTGCCAAAAGGCTTCGGGCTGCACGTGTTTTGTTTGAATCCGACTCCCTTCAACTTGTTAATCTCCTTAATTATTCCTCTTCCTCGTCAGATTGGGTTGTGGTACCCCTGATCGATCACATTAGAGATTTAACAGTTGCTCAACCTTCTTATAGCTGGACTTGGTCTAGCAGGACGGCTAACCAGGCAGCTGACCATATTGCCTGTCTAGCTCGCAGGGGGAAGTGCCCGGCAGATTGGGTGAATCTGCCTCCTTCTTCCTTGTCTCATATCCTCCTTTATGATGCTCTTCCTGCTGTTacttagtttttcttttttgtacaGTAGTTCTTTGTACTTTCTCCTTCAGTTTGTATTAGGTGTTGTTGGTTTTATTGAATTCtcctttgtcaaaaaaaaaaaaaagaacttcaGTAAGGCAATCCAAACCAAAGTTTCGCAAACAGCCAATTACTGTAAAATACTACTCAACCAATGCAAAAGTAGCAGACGACATGCACAAGTGGCAGACCTATATAGCAATTTCAGGCCATAAAATAATTTACCATCAACACTTCCAGTGATGACAAATTCAGCAGCCGACGCAGCAATATGAGCAACCACGTCTCGGTGCATATAACTCTTCTCATACCTGTTGATGTCGCCaaattaagaaaacaaaaacatacaTGTTGAGACAAAGCTCTTGgccgagaggagagagagatagtgcaGATCGGCACAGCGCGGAGGagacagagaggagagagagatagtgtaGATCGGCGcggcgcggaggagagagagatggcgCGGGGACGAGGTAGCTCCGACCGGGTACTTGTGAAGGCGATGTGGCCGGGAGGAACCTGGAGGATCCATTTTCGAAGTTGGGCtcggaagaggaggaggaagacagAATATAAAGGGACCCTCGCCGGAAAACACGGGTATACCTCGCCGGAGACTTGAcagtgatgagagagagagagccggtTTGTGCAgattgaggagagagagaaactggatctgaaggaggaggagagagggaTTGGCAattgtaattctttaattgtgttgagggcaaaatggtcatttgatatTAAATTGTGTAAGtaggaacaaaaatctgttgttggggtaagcgggataattttggccaattttggtggTTTTGGTCAAGCACCCTTTATTTAGTTACGTTATTAATATTttaaatataattaaatattCAACTATTTTGTCAGCTAAACTTTAGCAAACAATTTTTTAGACGGTGTTtttttatttgaacataattgaATTAATTAGTTCCGAAAGACTCACGAGATGTTTAGAGCTTTATGGCTTTATGAGCCGAATTTTGACATATTCAATCTTAGATTGATTTTCTAACGATTTAAATATGGAGCTGAAGCTCGGCTTTAACGAACATGAGTCGAGCAAACCAAAAAATGAGTGAAACTTGAATTATATTGAGCATATTTATGTTCCTCAACATacaatacaaattttttttgttatattttaccttgttgatatatatatagtcttaCAGCCTTACTTTTCCAACATTGGATGAATCTTCCAATTTTGTCCTTTTAACTTGGGTATGTTTTAATAATTGAAGGGTATTATAGTAAATAGGATTAATTCAAAGACAAATATTGAATGAAGATGTATGCAGATAGGAACTGCCCACAAGGCCACAACCTCTTTCCCCCGGCCCTCCCCCTCTCATTTTCGTTAAGGAGCATGTGTGGCAAGAAAATTGGTTacgcaccttttttttttttggccaaataTGGTTACATacttaattctttttatttttaatccaTTAAGTTTTAGGAGAGTGAAATTCACTCtctctattttacaatccacactccatgtttctTTTTTAGTATCTTAATTTTTGTCTTCTTGTAAAGACAAAAATTGGGAATGTAAGTTTCATTCTAACAGAGAAAAAAATGAGTGTGGATTGCAAATTTTAGAGTGTTAATTTCATTCATCAAGTTTTATCACAACCTAATGAAATTGTAGCAAGAaatgttttcattttattttaaatgacTAGTGGTCAGGCTGAGACCGTTTGAAACTCGGTTTTTACTTCCTCATTACACACAAGAGAGCCTCTTCCTTTCTTAAAAAGTCAAGAAATCTGATGTATCACTTCTGACTATACAGGCATATGTGACTCAAGATGACACACTAATGACAACATTAACAGTAAGGGAAGTTGTGTATTACTCGGCACAGCTCCAACTACCTAACACCATGTCAAAAgcagaaaagaaggaaagagcTGAGACAACAATAAGGGAGATGGGTTTGCAAGACTCCATGAACACAAGAATTGGAGGTTGGAGTAAAAAAGGCCTCAGTGGTGGGCAAAAGAGAAGAGTCAGCATCTGCATTGAAATCTTAACTCGTCCAAAGCTTCTATTCCTTGATGAGCCTACTAGTGGACTAGACAGTGCAGCATCTTACCATGTCATGAACCGCATTATTAAACTGGCTCACCGCGATGGAACGACAGTTattacatcaattcatcaaCCAAGCGGTGAAGTTTTTGAGCTTTTCCAAAATCTTTGCCTTCTCTCCTCTGGTAGAACAGTCTATTTTGGCCCTGCTTCACAGGCAGAACAGGTATTACTTTCATTAACATAAAGTTAACTTCTAATAAGTACTTAAACAATAGTACTTGTCATGTGCAGTTTTTTGCTTCGAATGGCTTCCCGTGTCCAACGCTGAGAAACCCATCAGATCACTACCTTAGGACTATCAacaaggactttgatgttgtaAGTCTTCTCATAACCATCTCTTCTTTTTTAAAATCACCGCTCATGTTTTTGCTAGAAAACAATGCTCGATCATTACGTACGTACTGTATAAATTTGTGGAAACTTCAACAGCAAAAAGTTAACTTGAGTATTGAAATTAGGACATTGAACAAGGGCTTGATGGAAAAACAAGCACCGAGGAGGCAATTAATATTCTCATAGGATCATACAAGTCTTCAAGTACTTTAAAGCAAGTTCAGCACAATGTAACTGAGATTTGCCAACAGGTTAGTTGTTATGCTTACAATTTGGAATGATCCACATTCAGTTTCCGTGTTATGATGCATGATGTAATGCACATTCTTATGGAGGGAAAAGGTTAATGCTTACCTTTCTATGTTTTACTGGTTGGTAGAAAGGTGGAGCTCTAGAGAAGGGAAGCCAGGCCAACTTCATAACTCAATGCCTAGTTCTGACAAGGAGATCATTTGTGAACATGTATCGCGATCTAGGCTACTACTGGCTTCGTCTTGCAATTTACATTTCCTTGTGCTTATGTGTAGGGACTATTTTTCATCACATTGGCTCCAATTTTGGCTCAATACAGGTAATTAATTTGCTGAAGATATCAGTGACATATTTGTCTAGTAAGCCACATTAGCCAATATATAATCTAATTCCTTNNNNNNNNNNNNNNNNNNNNNNNNNNNNNNNNNNNNNNNNNNNNNNNNNNNNNNNNNNNNNNNNNNNNNNNNNNNNNNNNNNNNNNNNNNNNNNNNNNNNNNNNNNNNNNNNNNNNNNNNNNNNNNNNNNNNNNNNNNNNNNNNNNNNNNNNNNNNNNNNNNNNNNNNNNNNNNNNNNNNNNNNNNNNNNNNNNNNNNNNGAACACCGATAAACTAATCTCATTACTATTCTTAACTTGAAAGTGCACGCTTCTATTTACTTATTAACCTGAAATTTCAGTTAAAGAAATGAGTTACAATTGTCATGACTTGAGTTCGGAAGTTcatatccttgatgaagttaaGCAGTTAGTTAAGTCTTTTACTGTCTGTAATTGGCGATTTGTCAAGCATGATTGCAATGAAGTTGCACATCGCCTTGCCAATGAAGCCTTGAAGTTAAGTCAACCTCTTTTGTGTTTGGAGTCAGGGCCTATTTGGCTTCATTAGTGTGTTAGTATACACTTCAATTGTGAAGTCTAAAGTGGGCAAAGTTTCAGTTTGAAGCTTTTGTTTCCATTACTCATTATAATATTCGTTTtcattaatgaagttcttatttgataaaaaaaaaaaaggacgatTTCATCGTCCGCAAAGATGCTCCATATGTTATTTCTTTTGTAATTTCTCGTTAAACTCATTGGACATATTCTGTTTCCAAATTTTGATTGACACGGAAGACACTCTCAGGCTCCAAAATAAGGTGTATTTACCATTTTGGACGTCTATAATCAAGCAGAAGCCGGTATGGCATTGCCTTGTGTGATGCGACAACATTAGCATTTGCTATAGACCACATTATTCATCAAAAGTGAGGCAACCGTAATTGTACCTCATGAGTTCCATTTCGCATAACATATTCTTCTTCTCACAAAGATCGACGTACTCTAAAACTCCCTTCAAGCATTGAGATTAATTAGACTAACAGAAGACGGAGTTTATTCAACTAGCTTAGAAGAGTATTTCTCTCAACCTAGTCTTCTACGGCATCCTAGCCTCCTTCCCTAGCCTCTAGCCTCTTTCTATCGCTTCCTCCTCTTCATGGCCTCCATAGATGCCGTCACAGCAAGCTTTGCTGCTCCTCTTACTCTCGCAGCGGGTGGTAGCGCCCTGGATCTAGGAAAGATTGGCAGTGGTCCTGTATGCAAGTCCTCCCAATCTTTTCTACTTGGCAAACCTTTGATCGAGGATGACAATGATGTGCCTCTTGtcactctgaagaagaagacaggTAGACCGCCAGAAGTAAGAACAAGAGCCAACGTCCCAGTAACTACAATTGGAGGTTCTGTTTCTAGCCCTAGAgacaagggcaaaggaaagcctTAAGCTCTCCTGGTCTCTTGCCTACCACTTGAAATTGGGTCTTCTATTACTTTCTTCTTAGTttactctagttgtacaccaattgaggtctctaggcgactaggtttacttttcaaagagGGGTTAGTAGTGAGGACTTGATTTCTTGTTGTTAATAAGTGAgcgtatgtgttaacagtgTTGGAACTAAAGTCCCACATAGAAGAAAGGATTAAGGGTGATAGCCTTAATAAGGTCATATCCTTGCAATCAATTAAATGGATGACAAGTCTTGATATGGTCTTTGgtggctttggtgggcttttccCTTTGGGTTTCCCATAGgaaaatgcatatatataaaagtcatagatgggccttggggctcttgggctcgGTTTGATTAAATctggttttattttttgcatCAGTATTCAATTTTCGGATAAATGCAAACAGTTGCAACGGATGAATGAAAACAGTTGCAACGGATGAAATCAAACGACGCCAACCGCCGACACAACTGTTTGCGTTAACCTCTATATATGGACGACCTTGGGTCGTCATTCATCCATCGAAaaatcctcttcttcttcttcctcctaaaTCGTTTCTGAGAAAAGCATAAAGTAAAATTCGCCAGGGTCAAAGAACTTGACCAGATAGTTGTATCCTCTAGATAGACGTCCGAGAACTACAGCACGAGTAGGGGCGAATTTCTGTCTTAGGTTACTGCAACGCAGGCCTCTATCTGATCAAGTTAGTGACTTTAATTTCTATTCGAAActatttgatttcaatttttgtttattagttgatatatataatttgttCATATTCGTATATATAAATATCATGTTCGTACAAGCATATACTGATTGGTTCTAACAAACAGTGAGGGTCATctgtcttttgcttggcggcttgCGCCATTTAGTTTttttggtatgagacagcatctgatATACGTGCCTTCTGgtcatggataagtaatgaagttatctattttctcaaaaaactAGCTTGGTTGGTCACACCAGCAGATCTCAACGTACCGTGACATATAATCGTCACTTATATTGCGAAAACAGTCATGTACATGGTAGTTCGAATTCCAGATCGATCCTTTCCTAAAgtattaataaattacatcaaTTTCGAATCATGGCAATTCACTCGAAATTTAATATACTCATATTAGTGAAGAAGCCCCTCATGATAATGAAGGCGACCCTTTTAGCCTAAATCGACAAACAAAGCATTTAGGCGAATGGAGCCGTGAACACCCTTTTCCAACTTGGATGGTGAAACTTGAAAGGCCCAACAGCCAAGGACTTTTTAGCTTGATTTGAAACAGCAAAAATGTAACTTCATTCATTGCTCCATATTATATGGTTCTCCGGCGGCTGCAGATCGTAGTACTATTTAATATGCCATTATTGAACTTATCTTGACAGCCTTACCAATTTgatcatatattttttttttggcaatgacAATTTGATGATAAACGAAGGACACGTTCTGACACTTCTGAAAGCTTTAAATCGTAGTT encodes the following:
- the LOC133724583 gene encoding ABC transporter G family member 1-like; this encodes MERIFPFSIGFKSTATTSTAYASAVEKLLEAECAYVKSSGTTDIEIASRKNGISLTWEDLWVGVADRKGEQRMILQKLTGFAQPGEVLAIMGPSGCGKSTLLDALAGRLSSSTQHRGKILINGRKETLAYGTSAYVTQDDTLMTTLTVREVVYYSAQLQLPNTMSKAEKKERAETTIREMGLQDSMNTRIGGWSKKGLSGGQKRRVSICIEILTRPKLLFLDEPTSGLDSAASYHVMNRIIKLAHRDGTTVITSIHQPSGEVFELFQNLCLLSSGRTVYFGPASQAEQFFASNGFPCPTLRNPSDHYLRTINKDFDVDIEQGLDGKTSTEEAINILIGSYKSSSTLKQVQHNVTEICQQKGGALEKGSQANFITQCLVLTRRSFVNMYRDLGYYWLRLAIYISLCLCVGTIFHHIGSNFGSIQPLASFYRFLLFMASIDAVTASFAAPLTLAAGGSALDLGKIGSGPVCKSSQSFLLGKPLIEDDNDVPLVTLKKKTGRPPEVRTRANVPVTTIGGSVSSPRDKGKGKP